The nucleotide window AACTTCGTGCTGAGCCGCGCTCATCACGCGGACCCGGGCGTCTCTTATTTCGGCTCGCTGCAGGACGCCTTTGCGAACGTCGCCACGGAAAAAGCGTACATCATCGGCGGGTCCACGATTTACCAGCAGACGCTGGACGACGTGGACGGGGTTTACCTCACGCTGATCCACCAGGCCTTCGAAGGCGACGCCTACTACCCGGAATTGCCGCGGCATTTCGAAGAAAGATCGCGCATGAAACTTCAGGAAGGGCCGCTCATCGAAATCCTTTATCTGGAAAATACCCGCAAACATGCCGCTTCCCGCTAAGAACCTCTACCTCAAGCAGCTGCTCGTTGGGCCCATGGATAACTTCATTTATCTCATCGGGGACAAAAAGAAAGGCGAATGCGTGATGGTGGATCCGGCCTGGGACGTGCCCGCCGTCCTCAAGATCGCGGACTCGGACGAGATGAAAGTGACGGGCGCGCTTCTCACCCACACGCACTACGACCACTGCAACGGCGCGGAAACTTTCCTGGAGAAAACGGGCGGAAGGCTTTACGTGAATAAAAACGAGGCGCCTTTCATGAAGGGCATGCGCAGCGACGTGGTCAAAGTTGATTCCGGGCATCAGCTCAAGGTGGGGGACTTCACGATTACGTTCATCCACACGCCCGGCCACACGCCGGGTTCTCAGTGCTTCATGATCGAAGACCATCTCGTGTCGGGCGACACGCTGTTCATCAACGCCTGCGGCCGCTGCGACCTTCCGGGAGGCAATGCCGAACAAATGTATTCCAGCCTTCAGACGCTGGGCAGGCTGCCCGAGCACGTGATCCTTCTTCCCGGCCATCACTACGACCGTGATCCCACCTCCACGATCGGCAAGGAAAAAAGAGAAAACCCGTATTATCAGGCGAATTCGCTGCAGGAGTTTCTGGAAGACAGGATGGGGTAGAGTTTAGAAAGCGGGAATCCCGCGCTTGCGGGAGAAAGAAAACGCGGCCGCGGCCGTGAGCCCGAGGGCCAGAAGCGCGAACGTGTTCGGTTCCGGCGAATTGGGAACCTGTTCGACCGTGAGATTGACGCAGTCATTGCCGCAGCTCATGGTCCAATGCGCCGTGAAGTCGGGGATGTAATCCGCCGCCGACCAATTGGAGCCAAAGAGCGAAATCGGAATGCCGAATTCGAAAACGTAATGGCCGTTGGCCAGGTACGTGGTGTTGTTGTAAAAGAAAGCCGAATTTCCCACCAGAGTTCCCGTCGCCATCGCATACGGCCCGCAGGAAGTAAAGAGCGGATTGATCCAGGTAGGATTGCTGTAGACCTTGCCGCGGTCCGCGCCGCGCGTTTCCACGCCAAAATCGTAAATTCCGTCGCTGCCGAAATCGATCGCAAAATCGCCCGCGTCGTACTGCTGGCCCTGATAATACCGTCCGTCCAGAGGAAATCCCGAAACCACCGCAAAGTAAGCGAAGGTATTATCGCGTGTGAAGTAAATGGCCTCGGCATCGAAATCCTGGCCGCCGTAGCCCGGGGAAAGATAGTAAATTCCAGGGTTCTGGTCTTCCTCAAAATAAGAAACGCCGGCATTCGGGGTCCAGTCGGAAGAGCCGTAAGGGCCGGGTGTGACGCCCCAGTCATTCAACTGGCCGTCCACCGTGATGGCGAAGGCATGGGAAGCGTTGAAACCAAGAACGAGGGCGAACATGGCGCCCAGGACGATATTCCTTGTGCTGTTCATACGGGGGAGATTAGCCGCGGCCCCGGGCCTTGTCAAACAAGGAACGCAAAATATTTTTCATTCTGAAAACGACGCTAGGTCATGGAGAAGATTGATCGAAGGGGATCTGTCATGAAAATGACTTTTTTTCGCGCGAAAACGGCTTTCAGGAGATTTCCAGCCAGATGAACCGGCTCTCCACGGCGAGGCGCGCGGCTTTGTCGAGATCGGGGTACAAGGTGAGAAGAAGCGCGTGCGCTTCCTGCAGCAGCTGGTTCGAGGCCTGCAGCGCGCGGTCCTGCGCCAGGCTTTTCACGTCCGCGTGCTCGTCTTTGGCTTTTTCGCGCGTCAGCGTTTCGTAGAACTCCATTTGCTTTGCGAGCGCGGCCATGATTTTTTCGTGCAGCGGCGCGAGCTTTTCCGGGACTTCCATTTGTTCGAGGCGCGCCGCGACCGCGCCCTGCTGGTTGCGGTAGAAATCATAAAGCGCCCAGTAGCGGTCCGGCTCTTTTTGGGTTTTGAGGACCGCGTCGATGTTGATGCGGTTGGAGAGCGCCTCGCTCAAGAGGTCGACGAGCTGCTGGAAATAAAACATCTCTTCGGCGCGGCCGAGCGCCGCGGACTGCATGGGCATGGGAAAATAATCGCGGTCCACCCGCAGGGGCCAGTGATCTTCGTTTACCTGCTGGTATTCGATCGTCTGCGCGCGATGGCGGAGAAAATCTCCGAGCGGGTTGCTCGCACGGACCATGAGATTCATGAGGAGCAGGACGGAGGCGCAGATGAGTGAGAGTTTCAGGTGGTACTGCCGGCGCGCGAGCATCGCGATCTGCTCCTGGATGAAGCCGCGCGTCTTGGTGCAGACTTCCGCGCTCATCCAGAGCCCGTGCTGATTGGGGCAGGCCTTCACGAAAAATTCCAGGTAAGGAAAGGCCTTGGAAACCAGTTTCTGGCGGCAGACCGGGCAGCCGGCGGGCATGGGGTCCGTCGCCGGCGCTTCCTTCAAGACGTCCTGGAGCAGGCGGGAAAGCAGCATGCCTTTTCTGTTGCGGATCACCTGTTGTATGGTCTTGATTTCGTGGTTTTGAAGCCACATAAGCAGACCCCGGCCTCCTTAAAAGTAGTTCTCTTTTAAAGGTAGCACGAGGGGCGGGGAAGCAAAATGGAATGAAAATAATGCTTAATAAAGCTAGAAGTTGAGCGTGTCCGGGAATGCGGGCGGCGGGCCGTGAGGCCGTCCCTGCGCAACCCGCGCAGGCTCAGCGGCGCTTGCGGGCGGGCTTTTTGAACTGGTCCGCTTCCGTGGATCCGTGCATGGCTGTCGTGGACGAAGTGCCCTGGCTTGCGATTTCCGTGACCGCGTCGAAGTAGCCCGTGCCCACGAATTCCTGGTGGCGCACGGCTTCATAGCCCTGGTCTTCCGCGGCGAATTCCGCCTGCTGCAGCCGCGAATAGGCGCTCATGCCGTGATCGCGGTAATCGTGCGCGAGCATGAACATGCTGTAGTTGAGCGCGTGGAATCCCGAGAGGGTCACGAACTGGAATTTGTAGCCCATTTTTCCCAGCTCTTTCTGGAAACGGGCAATGGCCTTCGTGTCGAGATTCGATTTCCAGTTGAACGACGGCGAGCAGTTGTAGGCCAGCAGCTTGCCGGGAAATTTTTTGTGGATGGCCTCAGAAAATTGTTTCGCCTGCGCCATGTTGGGTTTCGACGTCTCGAACCACAAAAGGTCCGCGTACGGCGCGTAAGCCAGCGCGCGCGCGATGGCCTGCTCGATGCCGGCGCGCACCTGGTAAAAACCTTCGTGCGTGCGCGTGCCGTGGATGAACGGCTGGTCGTAAGGATCGACGTCGCTTGTCAGAAGCGTGGCGCTGTCCGCATCGGTGCGCGCGATCAGGATCGTGTCCGCGCCGCTCACGTCGGCCGCGAGGCGCGCGGCCACGAGTTTCGTGATGAATTCCTGCGTGGGCACCAGCACCTTGCCGCCGAGATGCCCGCATTTTTTGACCGAGGCGAGCTGGTCTTCGAAGTGCACACCGGCCGCGCCTTCCTCGATCATCATCTTCATGATCTCGAAGGCGTGCAGCGGTCCGCCGAATCCGGCTTCCGCATCCGCGACAAGCGGCGCCATCCAGTGGATCTTGTGGTCGTTTTTCAGGTGGTGGATCTGGTCCGCGCGCATGAGCGAATGGTTGATGCGTTTGATGAGGTACGGCACGCTGTCCGAAGGGTAGAGGCTCTGGTCCGGATACATGCGCAGCGAATTGTTCATGTCCGCAGCCACCTGCCAGCCGCTCACGTAAATAGCCTTCAGGCCCGCGCGCACCTGCTGCACGGCCTGGTTCCCGGTCACCGCACTCAGGACATGCACATAGCTTTCATCATTAAGGAGCTTCCACAGACGCGCCGCGCCGGCTTTGGCGAGGGAATATTCGCGGTGGATCGTACCTTTCAAACGGTCCACGTCTTCGGCCGTGTAAGGGCGCTTGACGCCTTTCCAGCGGGATGAGGTCTTCCACGCGCGGTTGACTTCCCGCGCCGACGGATAATGCTTGCTCGAAGAGGCCATAAATTCTCCTTGGGGTTCGGAGTACGGTCTAGTCCAGGTAATCGTAAGCCACGAGCGTCAAAAACTCGGGGCATTCCTTGCTTGTCGCCATGTCCTCGAAAAGCTGCGCGGCAAGTGCGTATTTTCCTTTTTCGAATTTTTCGTCGCCGAGACTCTTGCGAATGCCCGCGACTTCCTCCAGAAGAAGAGTTCGGACCAGGTCGGGCGTGACGAACTTACCGTCGGCCATGCAGGCG belongs to Verrucomicrobiia bacterium and includes:
- a CDS encoding dihydrofolate reductase, whose amino-acid sequence is MDSKSPKKIYHVVAMAENRVIGKNNKLPWHFSADLKHFKQLTLNQTVVMGRKTYESIGRPLPSRANFVLSRAHHADPGVSYFGSLQDAFANVATEKAYIIGGSTIYQQTLDDVDGVYLTLIHQAFEGDAYYPELPRHFEERSRMKLQEGPLIEILYLENTRKHAASR
- a CDS encoding MBL fold metallo-hydrolase; this translates as MPLPAKNLYLKQLLVGPMDNFIYLIGDKKKGECVMVDPAWDVPAVLKIADSDEMKVTGALLTHTHYDHCNGAETFLEKTGGRLYVNKNEAPFMKGMRSDVVKVDSGHQLKVGDFTITFIHTPGHTPGSQCFMIEDHLVSGDTLFINACGRCDLPGGNAEQMYSSLQTLGRLPEHVILLPGHHYDRDPTSTIGKEKRENPYYQANSLQEFLEDRMG
- a CDS encoding PEP-CTERM sorting domain-containing protein (PEP-CTERM proteins occur, often in large numbers, in the proteomes of bacteria that also encode an exosortase, a predicted intramembrane cysteine proteinase. The presence of a PEP-CTERM domain at a protein's C-terminus predicts cleavage within the sorting domain, followed by covalent anchoring to some some component of the (usually Gram-negative) cell surface. Many PEP-CTERM proteins exhibit an unusual sequence composition that includes large numbers of potential glycosylation sites. Expression of one such protein has been shown restore the ability of a bacterium to form floc, a type of biofilm.); its protein translation is MNSTRNIVLGAMFALVLGFNASHAFAITVDGQLNDWGVTPGPYGSSDWTPNAGVSYFEEDQNPGIYYLSPGYGGQDFDAEAIYFTRDNTFAYFAVVSGFPLDGRYYQGQQYDAGDFAIDFGSDGIYDFGVETRGADRGKVYSNPTWINPLFTSCGPYAMATGTLVGNSAFFYNNTTYLANGHYVFEFGIPISLFGSNWSAADYIPDFTAHWTMSCGNDCVNLTVEQVPNSPEPNTFALLALGLTAAAAFSFSRKRGIPAF
- the aceA gene encoding isocitrate lyase, translated to MASSSKHYPSAREVNRAWKTSSRWKGVKRPYTAEDVDRLKGTIHREYSLAKAGAARLWKLLNDESYVHVLSAVTGNQAVQQVRAGLKAIYVSGWQVAADMNNSLRMYPDQSLYPSDSVPYLIKRINHSLMRADQIHHLKNDHKIHWMAPLVADAEAGFGGPLHAFEIMKMMIEEGAAGVHFEDQLASVKKCGHLGGKVLVPTQEFITKLVAARLAADVSGADTILIARTDADSATLLTSDVDPYDQPFIHGTRTHEGFYQVRAGIEQAIARALAYAPYADLLWFETSKPNMAQAKQFSEAIHKKFPGKLLAYNCSPSFNWKSNLDTKAIARFQKELGKMGYKFQFVTLSGFHALNYSMFMLAHDYRDHGMSAYSRLQQAEFAAEDQGYEAVRHQEFVGTGYFDAVTEIASQGTSSTTAMHGSTEADQFKKPARKRR